A window of Nocardiopsis sp. Huas11 genomic DNA:
CCGGGACCAACGCGCCCGGTGTCGCGCTCGCGCTCGACCACGAGGTCCAGGTGTTCGCCAGCGAGCACTTCTCCCGGGGCGTGCAGCGGTGGAGCTGCTCGGCCGCGCCGCTGCACGACCCCGACACCGGCGCGCTCATCGGCGTCCTCGACCTCACCGGGGAGGACCGCATCGCCTCGCCGCAGGCCCTGGCGCTGGTGCGCGCGGCGGCGGCCGCGGCGGAGATGGAGCTGCGGGCGCAGCGGATCAGCGGCCGCATCCCCACGCCGGGCCGTCCCCTCGACGACGACGCCGGCGCGCCGGGCCGGTCCCTCCTGCGGGTCCTGGGCCGTGACTGCGCGCGCCTGACCCTCGACGAGCACACCGTCGAGCTCAGCCGCCGCCACTCCGAGATCCTGCTGCTGCTCACCCGCCACCCGCGCGGCCTGACCGGCGAGGCGCTCGGCGCCCGCCTGCACGAGAGCGACGCCTCCCCGGTCACCGTCCGCGCGGAGATGTCGCGCCTGCGCCGGCTGCTGGGGACCGGCCTGCTCGCCTCCCGCCCCTACCGGCTGCTCCACCCGATGGACACCGACGTCGACGAGGTCCGCCGCCACCTGGCCGACGGCGCCTACCGGCGGGCCCTGGAGAGCTGTGCCGGACCGGTCCTGCCCGCCTCCGAGGCGCCCGGGGTGGTGGACCTGCGCGAGGAGCTGCGCGCCGAGGTGTGCGCGGCGCTGGCCGCCAACGCGACACCGGACGTGCGGCTGGCCTGGGCGGAGCACCCCGAGTGGCGGGACGACCCGCGTGTGCTCTCGGCGGCGCTGGACACGCCCGAGTCCCCGCGGCACGCGGCCCTGCGCGGCCGCCTGCGCCGCCTCGGCGACTGAGCCCGACCCCACGGGCCCGCCTCCACAGAGCCCGCCTCCACGGGCACGCCTGCGCCGCCTCGGTACCTGAGCCCGGACCCCGAACGCGGCCTCGGCGCGCGGACCCGCCCCGGACCCGCCCCGCCGCGCAACGTGGTCGCAACGTTGCCGTGACTAGCGTCACAGCCATCGGAGCCCCCGTCAGTGGCGGCGCACCGTCCCGGCCGCCACGCGCACCTGGAGGACACCATGACGATCTACACACCCCCCGGCCGGCCCGGGAGCGTCGTCGACTTCGCGCCCCGCTACGAGAACTGGATCGGCGGCGAGTGGGTCGCTCCCGTCAAGGGCCGCTACTTCGAGAACCCCACCCCCGTCACCGGCCGCACCTTCACCGAGATCGCCCGGGGCGGCGCGGAGGACATCGAACTCGCCCTCGACGCCGCGCACGGCGCCGCCCCCGCGTGGGGCCGCACCTCCGCCGGCGAGCGCGCGCTCATCCTCAACCGGATCGCCGACCGGATCGAGGAGAACCTGGAACGGCTGGCGGTCGCCGAGTCCTGGGAGAACGGCAAGCCCGTCCGCGAGTGCCTGGCCGCCGACCTGCCGCTGGCCGTGGACCACTTCCGCTACTTCGCCGGCGCGATCCGCGCCCAGGAGGGCCACAACTCCCAGATCGACGGAGAGACGGTCGCCTACCACTTCCAGGAGCCCCTGGGTGTGGTCGCGCAGATCATCCCGTGGAACTTCCCGCTGCTCATGGCCACCTGGAAGCTGGCGCCCGCGCTGGCCGCCGGGAACGCCGTGGTGCTCAAGCCCGCCGAGCAGACCCCGACCACGATCCTGCTGCTCATGGAGCTCATCGCCGACCTCCTGCCGCCGGGCGTGGTCAACGTCGTCAACGGGTTCGGGGTGGAGGCGGGCAAGCCGCTGGCCGCGAACTCGCGCGTGCGCAAGGTCGCCTTCACCGGCGAGACCACGACCGGGCGGCTCATCATGCAGTACGCCTCGGAGAACCTCATCCCGGTCACGCTGGAGCTGGGCGGCAAGAGCCCGAACGTCTTCTTCGCCGACGTCGCCGCCGCCCGCGACGACTTCTACGACAAGGCGCTGGAGGGCTTCACGATGTTCGCCCTCAACCAGGGCGAAGTGTGCACCTGTCCGTCCCGGGCCCTGGTGCAGGGCTCGATGTACGACTCCTTCATGTCCGACGCCCTGGCCCGCGTCGCGGCGATCAAGCAGGGCGACCCCCTGGACACCGACACCATGGTCGGCGCCCAGGCCAGCAACGACCAGCTGGAGAAGATCCTGTCCTACCTCGACATCGGGACGCGGGAGGGCGCCGAGGTCCTGGCCGGCGGCGGCCGGGTCGACCTCGGCGGCGACCTGTCCGGCGGGTACTACGTGGCACCGACGGTGTTCGAGGGGCAGAACACCATGCGCGTCTTCCAGGAGGAGATCTTCGGTCCGGTCGTGTCGGTCACCCGCTTCGACGACTACGACGACGCCCTCAAGATCGCCAACGACACCCTCTACGGCCTGGGCGCCGGGGTGTGGTCGCGCGACGGCAACACCGCCTACCGCGCGGGCCGCGACATCCAGGCGGGCCGGGTGTGGGTGAACAACTACCACGCCTACCCGGCGCACGCGGCCTTCGGCGGCTACAAGCAGTCGGGCATCGGGCGGGAGAACCACAAGATGATGCTCGACCACTACCAGCAGACGAAGAACCTCCTGGTCAGCTACTCCGACCAGGCGCTCGGGTTCTTCTGATGGACACCCCCGACGTGGAGCGGGTCGCCGTCACGGGGGCGGCGGCAGCCCTGCTCCGGGAACTGCGGCAGGAGCATGGGCCGCTCATGTTCCACCAGTCCGGCGGGTGCTGCGACGGCAGCTCACCGATGTGCTATTTGGCGGGAGAGTTCCGTACGGGCGACTCCGACGTCCGGTTGGGGGAACTGGACGCGGGGACGCCGGAACCGGTCCCGGTGTGGATGTCGCGCTCGCAGTTCCAGCTGTGGAGCCACACCCACCTGACCATCGACGTGGTCCCGGGCCGGGGAGCGGGGTTCTCACTGGAGGCGCCGACCGGACAGAGGTTCCTGATCCGCTCCAGGCTCATGACCGACGAGGAGTCCGAGCGCCTGGAGTGAAGGGGGAGGGGAGCCGAGGGCCCCGGAGGCGGCGTGGTCTCCGGGGCCCTCGGTGTGCGGCGGTGTGCGGCGGGCTCACCGCCCGTCGAACCGCCACCGGGTCGCGGTCAGGCCGTCCGCGCCGTAGCCGAAGGCCCGTGCCGGCGTGATCCGGTGGAAGGCGTACTCCGGTGAGCCGGGCCGGGGGTCGCCGGTGACGGTGCCCGACCGCACCGTGAACTCCCAGTCGTACTTGTCCTTGAACGCGTCCGCGACCCGGCGGATGCCGGTGTCGTCGCCGACCCGTGCGGCGACGCCCTCGACGACCAGGTCCAGGTCGTCGTCGGAGGCGCTGATGACGCAGTGGGTGTTTCCGGCCAGGTTCACGGACTTGCGCGAGTCCGGGCGGGACGTGAAGCAGGGGGCGCCGTCGGCCCACACCAGCAGGACGGGCGCGGTGTGCGGTCGGCCGTCGGGCCGGACCGTCGTGAGCCAGACCTTCGGCGCGGCGGCCAGGAACGCTCGGGCCCGGTCCCAGGACTTCAGGGTCGCCGGGTCGGTGCTGAAGGGCGTCGCGTCCGCCTCGGCGAACAGGAGTGTGGTGGCGGGCGTGGATGCGAAGGTCGATGCGGTCATGATCGGGCTCCTGGAGTCGCGTCCGGCCGGTGCGGGTGATCGTGTCAGTTCCCTCAAGGAACTGACTACCGTGACCGTAGCACGACTCAGTTCCTTGAGGGAACTAACTCGGTTAGGCTGACCGCATGCAACGAACCCGGTTCGGCGACATGGCCTGCTCGATCGCCCGCACCATGGACGTGATCGGAGAGCCGTGGTCCCCGCTCGTCCTGCGCAACGTCTACGTCGGGATCAACCGCTTCGAGCCGCTCCAACAGAGCCTCGGCATCTCGCGCAAGGTGCTCACGGAACGGCTCAAATGGCTGGTCGAGAACGGGGTCCTGGACCGGGTGGAGTACTCCGACCGGCCGCCCCGCCACGAGTACGTGCTCACCGACAAGGGTTGGGAGCTGTGCGACCTGCTCATGGCGATGGTGCGCTGGGGGGACCGCTGGACGGCCGGGGAGGCGGGACCGCCCGTCCTCTACCGCCACCACGCCTGCGGAGAGATCGGCCATGTCGAACCGCACTGCTCGGTGTGCGGAGAGCCCATGCACGCGACCGACATCGACGTGCTGCCCGGCCCGGGGGCCGCCGAGCACTGATCACGGCGCGCGCGAGGGCCCCGGAGGCGGCGGGCGGCCTCCGGGGCCCTCGGTGTGCGGCGGGCGATCTCCGCGCCCGCGGTCGCTCTGCGCGCGGCCCCTCCGGGGCGCGCCCGTGGTCACTCCTGCGGCGGGCGTGCGGGTCGCGCCTCCTCGGCGCGCTTCTCGCGCTCCAGCCGGTCGAACAGCTCGTCGGTGACCAGCAGGTCCTCGTCGATCCGGCCGGTGCGGTAGCCGACCCGGGCGGCGATGTGCGCGGCCACCGGGACCGTGATGACCTGGAACAGGCCCACCACCACCAGCATGCCCACCGTGAAGATGCCGGTCTCCACCGGCATCAGCCGCAACCCGATCCCCACCAGCACCAGCAGAAGGCCGAGCACCTGCGGCTTGGCCGCGGTGTGCATGCGCGAGAGCAGGTCGGGGAACCGGATCAGGCCCACGCTCGCGACGAAGGACAGCGTCGCCCCCGCCAGCAGACAGAGCACGGCGATCCAGTCCAGGACCGCCACGAATGCGTCGCTCACGCCGCACCCTCCCCTTCCGAGTCCGGGACCGGTTCGGACGGGACCCGCTCGCGCAGGGCGTCCTCATGGCGCCGGGCCACGAACTTCGACACGCTCACCGACCCCACGAACCCGACCAGGGACAGCACCAGCAGGACCGGCAGGACCGTGGGGTCGCGGTTCAGCGCCGCGTAGGCGCCGAGGCCCGTGAGCGCCGACGCCACCAGCACGTCCAGCGACAGCGCCCGGTCCAGGATGCTCGGGCCCACCAGCATGCGGGCCATGCTCAGCAGCGCGGCGGCGCCGAGCAGGACCGCGATGGCGATCCACAGTGCGTTCACACGCTCTCCGTCCCGACGGTCTCGGCCGCCTCCATCTTGGCGATGTCCGTGCGGGTGCCCAGCGCCCGCACGATCCGCTCTTCCAACCGCCACGTGTCCAGACGGGCCCGTTCGGCCCCCGCCTCGTCGTACGTGCCCAGGTGGTGGACGTACAGCACGTGCTCGGGCTGGCCGACCTCCACCACCACGCTCCCGGGGATCACCGACAGGGCGATCGACGTGCACACCAGCATGAGCTCCGAATCGGTGCGAAGCCGCACCGCGATCACCGAACTGAGCACCGGGCCGCGCCGGAAGGTCTGCCCGGTCACCTGGAAGCTGGACAGCACCATCTGGGAGAAGAAGTACACGAGCAGCCGCAGGAACTGCCAGGGATGGAAGCGGAAGCCCTCGGAGACCGGCGGCAGCGGGAACACCACCATGATCAGCACCGAGACGCCGAACCCCAGGACCAGCAGGCCCAGGGACTCCTCCCGCAGCCGGAACCCGTCGAACAGCAGCATCCACACCACGGTCGTGCCGAGCGCGATCGGGATCTGCACCTTGCCGAGCCTGCGGCGCAGCGCCTGCACGCGCCGCGGTCGGTCGGCGGTCGGTCTGGTCATCGGCTGCCTCCGAGCACCGCGTCGATGTAGGGCGTACGGGCCGTCAGTTCGCTCGCGGCCTCCGAGGAGTAGGCGATCAGGGGGCCGGCGAACACCGTCAGGGCCAGTCCCATGGCGACCAGCGCGACCGTCGCCCCCACCATGGACCGGGGCAGGACCGCCGAGGTCACGACCGCGGTCGCGGTCGGGCCGGACGTGTCGCCGATCCGCGACGACGGTCCGACCGCCTCGGCCGGCCCCAGGGCCGCCGTCGAGGAGTCGTCGGAGTCCTCGTTGTACTCCAGGACCGTGCCGGGCTCGGCGACCATGCCCTCGGCGGGCGTCCGCCAGAACGCCGAGTTCCACACCCGGGCGATGACGTACAGGGTGAGCAGGCTAGTGAGGACCGACGCCGCCATCAGCGCGTAGGCCAGCGGTGTGCCCGCCTGCGCGCCCGCCTGGAGCAGGGCCAGCTTGCCCAGGAACCCCGACAGCGGCGGGATGCCGCCCAGGTTCATCGCGGGAACGAAGAAGAGGATGGCCAGCATGGGTGCGATCCGGGCGAGCCCGCCCAGGTTCTCCAGGGACGTCGATCCGCCGCGCCGTTCGATCAGACCCGTGATGAGGAAGAGCGTGGTCTGCACCGTGATGTGGTGGGCGACGTAGAAGATCGCCCCCGCCAGCCCCAGCTCGTTGCCCAGGGCGACGCCGAAGACCATGTAGCCGATATGGCTGACCAGGGTGAAGGACAGCAGCCGCTTGATGTCGTGCTGCGCGACCGCGCCCAGGATGCCCATGATCATCGTCGCCATGGCCACCCACAGCAGGAACGTGTTGATCTGGGTCCCCGGGAACAGCAGGGTCTGTGCCCTGATGATCGCGTACACGCCCACCTTGGTGAGCAGGCCCGCGAAGACCGCCGTCACCGGCGCCGGGGCGATCGGATAGGAGTCGGGCAGCCACGCCGCCAGGGGGAACACCGCCGCCTTGATACCGAACGCCATCACCAGGAAGACCTCCAGCACCAGCCGCAGCTCGGTGGAGATCTCCGGCAGCCGCTCGGCCAGTTGCGCCATGTTGACCGTGCCGGTCGCCGCGTAGACCAGCCCCAGTGCGATCAGGAACAGGACCGAGGACACCAGGGAGACCACCACGTAGATGGCGCCCGCGCGCATCCGGGACTGCGTGCCGCCCAGCGTCAGCAGCACGTAGCTGGCGGTCAGCAGGATCTCGAAGCCCACGTAGAGGTTGAACAGGTCACCGGCCAGGAAGGCGTTGGAGACGCCGGCCACCAGGATCAGGTAGGTCGGCTGGTACACCGACAGCGGCGCCACCTCGGCCTTGCCAGCCATGCCCTGGCCGATCGAGTACACCAGCACCGCGAGCGTGATGGCCGCGGAGACGGTGACCATCAGCGCGGACAGCCGGTCCGCCACCAGGGTGATCCCGTGCGGGGCCTCCCAGCCGCCGATCTGCACGGCCTGCGCCCCGGACAGGTCGGCGGCCACCATCAACAGCACTCCGACGGCCAGCACGACCGCGAGCGCGCCGACGCTCAGCCACTGCTGCAACCGGGGCCAGCGGATGCCCAGGGCCAGTTTCACTCCGGCGGCGAACAGCGGCAGGACGACCGGCAGCGGGATGAGGTAGTGCACGTCGTCGACGAGGAGCGTCAGGAGGAGTTCCGTCATCAGTCGTTCCCTTGCAGGTCGCTGTCCTCGGCACGTGCCTGGCGCTCGCGCTCGGCCCGCATGGTCTGGCGCGCCTCACGCCGCTCGGCCCGGATCCGGCGGCGCAGGTCCCGCCACAGCGCGCGCTCGGCGGAGCGGTCGGCCCGCCGGTGTTCGCGCAACTGGCGCCGCGCCAAACGGATCCGGCCGCGCAGTTCCTGGACCTGGGCGGACATGCTCTCGGTCCGGTACGTGAGCCGGCGCATGGTCTCCTCCGAGCGCGCGTCGCCGTCCCCCGCCTCGGCCTGGGCCTCGTAGCGGGCCAGTTCGGCCTGTGCGGAGGCGATCTCGGCCTTGAGTCGCGCCTGCTCGATCAGTGCGTGGCCGCCGGACTCGGCGACGTTGGCCTGGAGCTCGGCCCGCTGGGCGCGGATGTCCGCGCGCATCTGCCTGCGGATGCCCAGGACCTTGCGGCGGGCCGTCCGGCGGCCCTCGTGCTGGACGATCCTCAGGTCCTCGGCGTCGTCCTGGACCTCGTCGTTGCCCTCCAGCTGCCAGCTCCGGTAGGCCATCGCGAGCAGGAACGCGGTGATCCCCAGGGTGATGACGATGGCGGTGAGGATCATCGCCTGCGGGAGCGGGTCGGTCATCTCGTCCTCGGGCGTGAGCCAGAGCAGCGGTGGACCGCCCGCGGCGCCGCCCGCCGCCAGGATCATCAGGTTGACGCCGTTGCTCATGACGACGAAGCCGAGCAGGACGCGCGTGAGGCTGCGCTCCAGCAGGAGCACGACGCCCACGGCCACCAGGACGCCGGTGGCGAGGACGAGGACGAGGCTGGGTGTGTCGTTCACGTGGCGAGCTCCTCGGCGTTGCGGCCGGCACCGGCCCGGGCGGACTCCTCGTCGGCGTGGGCGGCGTCGCGCTCGATCTGTTCGTCGACGCGGGCGCCCAGGCTGCGCAGGATGTCCAGGATCAGGCCGATCACCAGCAGGTACACGCCGGTGTCGAAGACCAGGGAGGACGTCAGGTGCAGGTGGCCCATGAAGGGGATGTGCAGGTCCAGGGCGGCGCCCGCCAGGATGTCGTCGCCGTAGACCGCTCCCGCAAGGGCCGTGCCGGTGGCCAGGGCCAGGCCGGCGCCGATCAGGGCGCCGGGCTGCACCCACGCCGTGGCGTAGAGCTCGTAGCGGCCGCCCGCGAGGTAGCGGACGATGAACGCGAGCCCGGCGACGATGCCGCCGGCGAAGCCGCCGCCGACGGCGGTGTGACCGGTGAGTAGCAGGTACACCGAGATCACCATGACCATGGGGAACAGGAAGCGGGAGACCGCCTCGAAGATGACCGAGCGGCGGTGCGTGGGCAGTGCCTCCGCGCCGAGCAGCCAGGCCCCCTTCCACGTGGGTCGCAGGTGCAGCCGTTCCGGTGCCGTCCGGAGCCCGCCGAGGTCGAGCGAGGCCTGCCCGGCGGTGGGCCTGGGCGGCGTCGCGACCGACACGGCCATGGTGCCGGGGGCGGCCCGGCGCGGCTGGGCCCGGCGGCGGACGAACATCAGGCTGGCCACGCCGGCCGCGGCCGCGGCCAGCACCGAGATCTCGCCCATCGTGTCCCAGGCGCGGACGTCGACGAGCAGCACCGAGATGATGTTCTCGCCGCCCGCCTCGCGCGCCAGCGCGGGGTAGCCGTCCGAGATGGACTCGGCCTGGCGCCCCGCGAGCGCGAAGTAGGTCATGCTCGCCACGAGCGCGCCCGTGGCCGCGCCCAGCACCAGGTTCCACAGCCGTCGCCCCTTCAGGGCGGGGGTGGAGAAGTGCGCGGGCAGTCGGCGCAGCACCAGGACGAAGACCACCAGGCTGACGGTCTCGACGAGGAACTGGGTGAGCGCGATGTCGGGCGCCCCCTGGAGGTAGAACAGCACCGCGCACCCGTAGCCGGTCATGCCGACGAGGATCACCGCGAACAGGCGGCGCCGCACGATCAGCGTGGACAGGCAGGTGAGGATGATGACCACGGTCGGGATCAGCTGGACGGGGTGATCCCACAGGCGTATCGGCGGGGTCTGGGCCTCCCAGAGACGGCCGGCGAGCAGCGGGATGGCCGCGGCCACCACCGTCGTCACCAGGATGGTGCCGAGGTAGACGGGCAGCGAACCGCGCTGCGTCTGGCCGGTGACCTGGAGCGCGAGGGTGTCCAGCGCGGCCAGCATCCGGCGGTAGATCCGCTCGGGCTCGACGAAGGAGAGCCGGTGGCCCAACCAGACGACGCCGTGGCGGAAGCGGAAGAGGACCAGTCCGCCGACCACGCACAGCGCGGACAGCAGCAGCGGCAGCTCGAACCCGTGCCACAGCTCCAGGTGGGTGATCTCGGTACCAGGGGTGTGCGGAACGGTATCGGCGTAGCGCGCGAGGAGGGGGTCCACCGCGGAGGAGAGCGGACCGCCC
This region includes:
- a CDS encoding Na+/H+ antiporter subunit E; translated protein: MTRPTADRPRRVQALRRRLGKVQIPIALGTTVVWMLLFDGFRLREESLGLLVLGFGVSVLIMVVFPLPPVSEGFRFHPWQFLRLLVYFFSQMVLSSFQVTGQTFRRGPVLSSVIAVRLRTDSELMLVCTSIALSVIPGSVVVEVGQPEHVLYVHHLGTYDEAGAERARLDTWRLEERIVRALGTRTDIAKMEAAETVGTESV
- a CDS encoding Na+/H+ antiporter subunit D, whose protein sequence is MTELLLTLLVDDVHYLIPLPVVLPLFAAGVKLALGIRWPRLQQWLSVGALAVVLAVGVLLMVAADLSGAQAVQIGGWEAPHGITLVADRLSALMVTVSAAITLAVLVYSIGQGMAGKAEVAPLSVYQPTYLILVAGVSNAFLAGDLFNLYVGFEILLTASYVLLTLGGTQSRMRAGAIYVVVSLVSSVLFLIALGLVYAATGTVNMAQLAERLPEISTELRLVLEVFLVMAFGIKAAVFPLAAWLPDSYPIAPAPVTAVFAGLLTKVGVYAIIRAQTLLFPGTQINTFLLWVAMATMIMGILGAVAQHDIKRLLSFTLVSHIGYMVFGVALGNELGLAGAIFYVAHHITVQTTLFLITGLIERRGGSTSLENLGGLARIAPMLAILFFVPAMNLGGIPPLSGFLGKLALLQAGAQAGTPLAYALMAASVLTSLLTLYVIARVWNSAFWRTPAEGMVAEPGTVLEYNEDSDDSSTAALGPAEAVGPSSRIGDTSGPTATAVVTSAVLPRSMVGATVALVAMGLALTVFAGPLIAYSSEAASELTARTPYIDAVLGGSR
- a CDS encoding monovalent cation/H+ antiporter complex subunit F, with protein sequence MNALWIAIAVLLGAAALLSMARMLVGPSILDRALSLDVLVASALTGLGAYAALNRDPTVLPVLLVLSLVGFVGSVSVSKFVARRHEDALRERVPSEPVPDSEGEGAA
- a CDS encoding Na(+)/H(+) antiporter subunit C, coding for MNDTPSLVLVLATGVLVAVGVVLLLERSLTRVLLGFVVMSNGVNLMILAAGGAAGGPPLLWLTPEDEMTDPLPQAMILTAIVITLGITAFLLAMAYRSWQLEGNDEVQDDAEDLRIVQHEGRRTARRKVLGIRRQMRADIRAQRAELQANVAESGGHALIEQARLKAEIASAQAELARYEAQAEAGDGDARSEETMRRLTYRTESMSAQVQELRGRIRLARRQLREHRRADRSAERALWRDLRRRIRAERREARQTMRAERERQARAEDSDLQGND
- a CDS encoding helix-turn-helix domain-containing protein; the protein is MQRTRFGDMACSIARTMDVIGEPWSPLVLRNVYVGINRFEPLQQSLGISRKVLTERLKWLVENGVLDRVEYSDRPPRHEYVLTDKGWELCDLLMAMVRWGDRWTAGEAGPPVLYRHHACGEIGHVEPHCSVCGEPMHATDIDVLPGPGAAEH
- a CDS encoding DUF779 domain-containing protein, encoding MDTPDVERVAVTGAAAALLRELRQEHGPLMFHQSGGCCDGSSPMCYLAGEFRTGDSDVRLGELDAGTPEPVPVWMSRSQFQLWSHTHLTIDVVPGRGAGFSLEAPTGQRFLIRSRLMTDEESERLE
- a CDS encoding aldehyde dehydrogenase family protein: MTIYTPPGRPGSVVDFAPRYENWIGGEWVAPVKGRYFENPTPVTGRTFTEIARGGAEDIELALDAAHGAAPAWGRTSAGERALILNRIADRIEENLERLAVAESWENGKPVRECLAADLPLAVDHFRYFAGAIRAQEGHNSQIDGETVAYHFQEPLGVVAQIIPWNFPLLMATWKLAPALAAGNAVVLKPAEQTPTTILLLMELIADLLPPGVVNVVNGFGVEAGKPLAANSRVRKVAFTGETTTGRLIMQYASENLIPVTLELGGKSPNVFFADVAAARDDFYDKALEGFTMFALNQGEVCTCPSRALVQGSMYDSFMSDALARVAAIKQGDPLDTDTMVGAQASNDQLEKILSYLDIGTREGAEVLAGGGRVDLGGDLSGGYYVAPTVFEGQNTMRVFQEEIFGPVVSVTRFDDYDDALKIANDTLYGLGAGVWSRDGNTAYRAGRDIQAGRVWVNNYHAYPAHAAFGGYKQSGIGRENHKMMLDHYQQTKNLLVSYSDQALGFF
- a CDS encoding Na+/H+ antiporter subunit A, whose product is MLIAHVLAAAVAPLLVRRWGRNAFLALAIVPAAATVWTLFQVPAVLGGDDLTEAMAWAPEFSLRLGLRMDTLGLVMTLIAAGVGAVILVYCARYFEDSEPGLGRFAGVFVAFAAAMLGLVLADDLIQLFVYWELTTVFSYLLIGHSTELKESRRAAMTALTVTTLGGLTMLVGMILLGESAGTYVISEIVAAPPSGTMVSVALVLVMIGAMSKSALFPFSLWLPAAMRAPTPVSGYLHAAAMVKAGVYLVARLTPAFPDAVLWQTMALFFGTLTMILAGWKALRQFDLKLLLAYGTISQLGFLVALLGTGTRAAALAGLAMLVAHSLFKAPLFLLVGVIDHSTGTRDLRELSGLRTSSPATFWLSVLALASMAGLPPTAGFAAKELALGAYAHGGAVDTAVLAAMVVGSTLTVAYSLRFLWGAFAVKEGVPATPVHAPGPLFLAAPALLALLGLLGGPLSSAVDPLLARYADTVPHTPGTEITHLELWHGFELPLLLSALCVVGGLVLFRFRHGVVWLGHRLSFVEPERIYRRMLAALDTLALQVTGQTQRGSLPVYLGTILVTTVVAAAIPLLAGRLWEAQTPPIRLWDHPVQLIPTVVIILTCLSTLIVRRRLFAVILVGMTGYGCAVLFYLQGAPDIALTQFLVETVSLVVFVLVLRRLPAHFSTPALKGRRLWNLVLGAATGALVASMTYFALAGRQAESISDGYPALAREAGGENIISVLLVDVRAWDTMGEISVLAAAAAGVASLMFVRRRAQPRRAAPGTMAVSVATPPRPTAGQASLDLGGLRTAPERLHLRPTWKGAWLLGAEALPTHRRSVIFEAVSRFLFPMVMVISVYLLLTGHTAVGGGFAGGIVAGLAFIVRYLAGGRYELYATAWVQPGALIGAGLALATGTALAGAVYGDDILAGAALDLHIPFMGHLHLTSSLVFDTGVYLLVIGLILDILRSLGARVDEQIERDAAHADEESARAGAGRNAEELAT
- the mnhG gene encoding monovalent cation/H(+) antiporter subunit G; this translates as MSDAFVAVLDWIAVLCLLAGATLSFVASVGLIRFPDLLSRMHTAAKPQVLGLLLVLVGIGLRLMPVETGIFTVGMLVVVGLFQVITVPVAAHIAARVGYRTGRIDEDLLVTDELFDRLEREKRAEEARPARPPQE
- a CDS encoding GAF domain-containing protein — encoded protein: MPGAWNAWSWDADPDTVRRDVSVAHDRFTGSGLLSHRVRDVVGESWRRSALHGVDPDATLPGVELSGPALRDHRDAHPLSVAMPLLRRLLADGVTGPQILAVGDASGRLLWVEGDHRLRSRAEDVHFVEGANWLERSAGTNAPGVALALDHEVQVFASEHFSRGVQRWSCSAAPLHDPDTGALIGVLDLTGEDRIASPQALALVRAAAAAAEMELRAQRISGRIPTPGRPLDDDAGAPGRSLLRVLGRDCARLTLDEHTVELSRRHSEILLLLTRHPRGLTGEALGARLHESDASPVTVRAEMSRLRRLLGTGLLASRPYRLLHPMDTDVDEVRRHLADGAYRRALESCAGPVLPASEAPGVVDLREELRAEVCAALAANATPDVRLAWAEHPEWRDDPRVLSAALDTPESPRHAALRGRLRRLGD
- a CDS encoding pyridoxamine 5'-phosphate oxidase family protein; translated protein: MTASTFASTPATTLLFAEADATPFSTDPATLKSWDRARAFLAAAPKVWLTTVRPDGRPHTAPVLLVWADGAPCFTSRPDSRKSVNLAGNTHCVISASDDDLDLVVEGVAARVGDDTGIRRVADAFKDKYDWEFTVRSGTVTGDPRPGSPEYAFHRITPARAFGYGADGLTATRWRFDGR